A stretch of DNA from Rhizoctonia solani chromosome 9, complete sequence:
ATCCGACAATCACATGGGTGTGGAATAATGACAAGGTAGTGGGGGATATCCGCGTTAGATTACAGTGAGACAAACAATACCTGGATGATCAAGGATGGTGCGCGGTGCATATAAGGCAATTTGGACGCTGGTAGACACGTATTGACCCCCTCACCCCCTTGTGACTTCACCTATCCGCACCTGTTGTACCTCTATGTCTGAGCACGGCTTGAACAAtggcagcagcaacaaccaAGCCTCCAACCAAGCGCTTGCCGTAGCTATTGCAGCCCAGATTATGCAACCTATAGCGGTTCAATTCCAAGCCCAGGAAGCGCGTTTCAAAGCCCTTCAAAGCAACCTGCATACGATGATGGCTGGGGGAGCTCCTCAACCAGTTCCGCCGCCAGCTGCCCCATCAAATGGGCCTTGTTTGCACCGGAGAGCCAGCAACACAACAAACCCTTGCCCAGATAAGACCTCAGAGAATCATATGAGAGTGAGTACTGAGTATAAACTTTGAATAAACCTAATACGCAATTGCTCACCTAGAAAATCTCTACCAAAATCATCCTTTGGGCTTGCGGTATGGAACAGCTGAAGGATGCACGACTTGGGCTCACTCCGGAGCAACTTCAAGAGCGGATGCGTACTAACCCACCTGTACCCTGGGATCCCGACTGGCTCAAATCAATCAACGACGCAGCAAACAAGTTCTGGCGTGATAAAATGATTCTTGCAGTGTTAACAGATGACAAGGTGAGCCATATTGCTACACGTACCATTGTGGTCTTGTTTGCTCAAAAGGTCCGTCAGGCGATTGGTTTAGTTGACAAGGGGAATATCAAGCGACAGTTCTGGACAGAGGACTGTCTAGTCAAGTACATTCTGAAACCAATGTGGAGCGCAGCAAGGAGGGAGGCTAAGAAGCTTGTGGATGCCAACGCTGCAGCCCGAGGCAGAGCTAACCATTCAAAGACCAATCAAGATGGATGTAACAAGCGGGTAAGTAGCAGCTTTTCTCTCTGAGAAAGATTGGATGAGCTCACTTTTGGATAGCTGTGCAAAGCACAAGCCAAGTTGGCTACCGGAAACAACACGGTCCCAAGGTTGGAGTACAAGATTGATGGCAAGATGCGTCACATCCCACCTGAGCTGATGGTTGAGGAAGTTATGTCCAACGTAGTTGATGACCAGTACAATTTGGACAATATACCTACCAAGGTTACTCACCACAAGTACCGTCAGGGCCATCCCAAGTTTGCTTATGAAGGTTGTCCTCCATTCTTTTGCCGTTGAGAGGTATGTCTTATGCGCTGCATACATCTGGTTTTAGTATATACTAAACATTCTGTTAGCCTTGGAATGGTATTTTTGAGTCAATGGATAATATTACTTGCCAGAAGAAGAATGGGTATGGGATTGAAGCGCGCTATTATGCTGGTAAGATAACCCGCGGTCAGCATAACAATGTGGACCCCAAGATGGCTCCCAAGATCCCAACTTCAAAGCTCTACCGTTGCCACCTATCTAAAGAGTGGTTTGATCGACTTTCCAAAGCCCAGCGCAGGGTGCTCAAACCAAGTCCGGCGGGATGGGAGGTTGATGAGGAGCGGGTTGCAGTTGGAACATTGCAGCAATAGGGGCAGTGTATAAGATTATTTTATAGCTCTAAACTTGTAAATATAAGCAAACGGACTTGGGTTATTGACTGCTATCACTCCTGTCACAAACAGTTAAGCCAATAGATATACTCAAGTTGGTTAACTCACTTGGTCCAGCCCAATTGCCACCCAAACAGGGCAATTGTCAATATTCACAGTCATCCAAGCACAATGACACTGAATATTGCTAACAGGAATAATTGCTTCCCAGTCTAGGTATTGGTCTGGGACATATATTTCTACATTGGCATCTGGGCTAGTTGCACAGTAAGTTCAACAAATTAAAGACGCCATGAGCAATATACGTACAAGTCCACAGTCCATAGCCAAACGGCTTGCAAAGCAAAGATTGGTGAAGCCTTGTACCATTGTACAAGTACAAAGGTGTTTGAAACACTAGAAGTTGAAGAAATAGCTTGCTTATGTTCCCAAATGTCGATAATTTTGCCTACTTGCTCCGCAAGTTGACCATTTTCCATCACAACTGCCTTGATAATTGAGTCGCAAAAAGAGGACATACTGAAAATACAACCTCTGTGCTTCACCTCTCGAAGAGGATTTACCTCTAGTTCAAGAACAGGCGCGTTTCCATGCTTGTATGCTGCTTGTTGAATTGGGATATCAGGTTGAGCTTGCACAAAAGCACTGTAAAATGCGTCAATTTGTGCGAGTTTGAGCAAAACAGAGGCGCGGCAAGCAATGGAAGTTTCAATGTTGTCTACTAGAACATGTCAGCACTTGTTGATTAATATTTTGACAACATACCATGTGAGTCTAGCTCTTTGGTCTTGGCAGTTCCTCAAGCCTGTTTGTGGTCAAGGTGgagcatatatgcagccCAATCCGCTAATGAATCCTTGCTGTTGTTGGCAATATTTGATAGCTATCTCATCAAAGTAAATAGTAGGTCAAAATACTGGCAATAAATAATGACTTGCCCAAGTAATGCAGCCACGGCGTCAATGGAAAACCGTGGCAAAGGTTATCTCACGTTTGCCACCACTGTGCCAATTGCTGCTTGTATTTTTGAGGTTGTAGTTGAGGCGCTCACCGGAGTATGTCCAAATTTGTGACATTGGGCCGTATCTTACAATCTGCTCAGGGAGATGAGAGCTGCCATGATGGTTTGGGCGCATTTGCTCAGCACCACGCAGCTATTAAAATATTGCTGTAAGCGTATCAACAAATAGAGTAGAAGATATTTTTGCCCTACCTCGGCTGTTTGTGCTAAGTACTTAATCAACctctctttgccaatcttgatTGACTCACACCTGACTGTGCAAGAGCATAAATGTTTGATAGCTGTTGATAGAAGAGTATTCCGTCTGCGTCCTGCAACCTCCAAGAAATAAACCCGCGTTGGTCAGCATCAACCTCCTTGGTTTGTTCCAAATTAGCAACATCACAAGCATCCAAAGGTAGATCTGAGTTGCTATCACCAGACTGATTACCAACTCGAGTGGTATGTTGTCGTTTTTGAGGGCGTGTAGTTGGATTGGTGTTTGTTAAGGCCCGCTGCCGGGCTTTTGCAGCGTTACAAGTCACTTTGTCACCTTTTCTCAGCTCAGCTTTCTTCTTTTCCTCTGCTTCTTTGAGTTTTGCCCATGCCTTGTGTGTTTGCTGCTCTACACTGCTGATATCAACTTTATCCCATAGAATAGGAATCTAGTGGGCAAATGAGAGTAGAAATATAATGTACAATAGAAACATACTGCTATTGGAAGGTCAATTGTTGCCAGACTTTGGAGAGGATCAGAAGTCAAGGATCCAGCTGAACTTGTTCCAATACCAACTGGCGGTCGCCCACAGTGTCTGGGTTGTATTGTCTGTATGAGTAATACTGAGTAAAAGAACCAAGCAACAATAAGCAAAAACACTTGCCAAATCAATCATGTTCTGAAGCTCCTTTAACTCTTTTCCCTGTCGTAAGTGATCCATTTCCACCTATCTTATGAAACTGAAAATCTACAAGGCCTAACGGCATACAATCTATCAGTTTGAGTCATACAAAAACGTTTTAAGCTCACCCAGGAATAAACAGTGCATAGGGTCAACTATAACCATAGTGGAAGGATCCCAGTATGGTAAGCGTAGCAACACACTGTACCAGTAGCCACCAGGCTTGTCCTTCTGGAAATCTGCAGATATGAAGTTTTCTTTCTGCGTTTTATTAGGCAGCAGTTTGTATGCCTTGGATGCGCATTTATGCTCCTTTCTGGATCTACGCGGAAACTCTATGCAGGGTGAGCAATGTTGTTGGCTCAAAAATAGGAAATAGCTTACTTTTGTCGTATCTATCAAACTCCTTATGCAAGCACCAGCACGCAGTACATGGATATTGAGCACCTGTGCCAGGAAACCCACCAACCTTCCGTGCGGCAGGCGTATCGCAAGCACATGCAACTAGAGCAGCAAAGACCACTTCCAGTGTTCCGTCTATAAAACCTTGCTATCAGCGCTGCAAATCAAAAGGTATATTGCAGGTGCCACATACCAGGATGAGTTATAGACATACCCTCCTTCCAGAGTTCAAGTAACTCAGAAACCATTGGCTTCAAGAAGTTATTTATTGTGTTGACATTTGGCTCATGTGGGCCAGGTGTTACCCCAACAAGAATTTTGTTTTCCGGCCGGTTTCTGAACAGGAAACAAAGTTAGACAACATTGTCCAAACAAATTGGGGTGTACGTACCGAAGATCAGGTGGAAGGTTAGCTATGCACATGCTGATAGCACCCATGGAGTACGACGCGGCACCCTGCCGTGTAGCAGGTGAGAAGCTATACAGCCATGAAGATCATCCGCAGAATCTGGGAACAAGATATATGTACATACCCGTCGCACATCAAAATGAGTCCGATGTTGTGAGGGTTTTCGAAAAACTTGGTATCACCCTTCTGAAAGTTCCGCCAGAGCTCACCATCTTGAATATCTTCGAGTACGTTGTCTGGTTTGCCTTCTCTCCTAAGGTATTCCCGGTGCTTATTGATAGCTTCCAAGATTCCAGGACGTTCGAGTATTGACTTCAACTGACGCTTCACAGAGCCAAATGCATATTGTAGGATTGGCGTGTAGCGATAGGTGACTTTACGTGAACCACGGTGCCGAATTGTCTTCTGTCAAGTGATTAGTTTTTTACATTTGACGCATGTGTGTGGTTTGTCCAACTCCATTGTCGATAGTACTCTAAGGACCTGGCAGCTGAAATCCGGACATACAGCGTAGACATTCATAATGTCGGGAGGATCGCCGGCATGTCGCTGTAGTGTCTCCAACGTCATTGGTAGTCGATGCGCTGTAGTTGTAGTGATTGAGCGATATGTTGGTCACAAAATCATACGGAACTCACCTGGGTTCGACTCAGAGCCACATTGTAATAGGCCTTTCTCCAGACACATATTGATCGTTTTCAGGAAAGCTTCTGCAGCCGTAACTGTTAGGTTACCGTCGCTCGAAAATTTGAGTAACAGCTCTTTGAATACACGCAGCCCATCAGGTAACTCGCTGCAATCCATCGGAGTGTCAATGTTGGGCTCTTGTGCTGTTTCTTCATTCAACTCCAAATCTGGAGCGTCAGGGGTAAGCGGGACCTGTAGAATATCAGACCAACATGCAGCATACCCACCTAGGAGATATTACTCACCTGAGGCGCCTCGTCTTCAAGATTGTTTCCTATCTGATCTATATTCAGCCCAACGGTGGGCGAGGCCGCTCGAGAGTTTGCTGGAGATATAGGGAGCAGGTCATCAAGTTCCGGTGCGAATCCGTGTCTGTCTCGATATCGGCTGCTTCACCAGACGTGTAGCCCAAGTCAGAAGCCCAATCCATTTCAGGATCGTATATTGGGGTCTGGGGGGCAGTCTCAACTCCGAAGTCACTGTTATCGTCAAGCTCTAGGTCACTCTGGAAGGATTCTTGATTCAACGCGCCATAGTCGAACGCTTCGTGATTAGGCAGACCCCAGGTTGGCAGAGTTGTATCATCGTCGTCGTGATGGTTTTGAGGTGGCGGCGGTTCGAGGTCAATATCCAGATCATCTTCCAGAGTTGAGTCATTGAGAGAAGGAGGCACCGGATCCGCTGATACAGAAGTGCTAGGCCAGAAGCCAAGAGCTACGTCTTGTTCGTGCGCCGCCTGCCGCCAATGCAAACTGTCAATTCGATCAATGCATCGCCGACGTGTACGACGAGAAACTATTGCTTCTTGAGTATGAACCGTGCATCGAGGATCACAAGGCCCATTTTCCTAATATTTTCAAGTGTTTAAAAGGCAAATAGTTTAGACAATCTATTGATTCACATACCGACACCGGGCCCATCCTTCACAAATTATCACCGCAAATGCAGAGTGTTGTAAGCGAACCAGTGTGTTTAGGGAGATGATCGTTGTATTTGAGCACGTAGTACAGATTTAACGTATACACGAGACTGGACGAGGGTTTTACTAGAGTCCCAGTCGTCGACAGGCCCATCGGCACTCTAGTAGCCCGATAATTCATGCTTACCAACACCATCCGTTCCCCGGTGGTACGCGCCTGTACGCACCCTATTTCATAGCGCAGGCAAGTTACGGCTGTCAGTGTAGTTTTGTGGCAGTTCGTGTGACGCGGACGAACGAGAACAGAAGCAGACCTGCAGTCCTGCccgctcggcgcttaccaCGCTGGTCCGTGCCTGTCCGCGGGTCCTGTCCGTGACCCCCCTCTTTGCAGTGGAGGCAAAAGTAATGAGAACTTGTGAGGGGCGCAAAGCGCGTGTTTTGACGAGGTGAGTCTAACGAACTTCACGTATGGTGCAAAATGGAGATGAATATCGATTTATGGGGTTGGCAAGTAATAAAATGCAAAACTACGAGTAAAAGCGCGTGTGTCGCGCAAGGTACGCCGAAAAAGATCCTCAATTTAGAATCGCGCCGACAATTGTGCCAAACGCTGGTAAAGTGGGTAGCGGTGAGGTATAGCGGTAGGCTACGGGGCCTTCGAATCCACCCTCGTCACCACGGTGGAGACGGGGATGTGTAGCGGTGGAAGGGATGAATCTCCGCGTATGCGGGCACGTGCTATGTACATGCGACTGGGGAGCATACCCCCGTGTACCCCCTGCTCCAACGGGATCCAATTCTAATATACTGTACATCAAACCAATGCGAATCCCGTACATCAAGAGTGACTGCTTGAAACCATCAACTTCGAATATATTAAATATCTGGAAACGGATTATACGCATGGTGAGCGGGTTACCGGATCATGTTGGTGTGTATGCGTATCATAGAAGCACACCTACAGCAGATACAATCGATATACAAAGGAGATCCCCTGCCTTTTTTATTTCCCTTGTAATTGGCCCTCTGTCACTTTTCATCTATCAGTTGAATACCTTTTAGCGAAACTCGTGATGAAGAGCATTCACACTTTAAGCGATTTGTCTTGCCACGAAATAATCTAACTAAAACTACCATTGCTCATCATGATTTCTCAAGTAACAGTACAGTAGTACCTATATCATACAAATACCAAGTCTCAATACAAATAGTGTTCCGCTTCTATTAACAGAAGTCCGCAAGTAGTCCAACTTAAACACCCTGATGGAACGTATAAAAACATCATAAATCACTTCGTCAGTTTCAAGCCCCATAAAAATGTATTCCCCAATGTTTAATTGGTATCCTCATCGTCATACTACAACATATGAATCAGTATATAATCATCGGGTTGATTTACTGACATACCCTATAGCATAGCCCATTAGATAACGTGTCCATCAAGCTCTCAACAGGCCGGTCCTCCGCAAGACCTAAGAATCTCATCGGGTCACCCAATGTGGCTGTATTGGTAGTGACATTCTGGACGGTGTTTCCTCCGTAATCCCAAATGCGGGTCTCGTTACGACCCTGCCAAAGCGTCCAAAGACGATCAACCTGAGAGTGGTGGACAAAGAACTAGAGCCGGGAATTGAGCCAGAGAAGAGCCTAGCGAATGACAATACATACAAGAGGTTCGTTGGGAGAATATTGACGCCTTATGTCACCTCCAATAGCACGATGTATGTGATCATGGGGAATACCTGAATGCGAGAGAGAGTGAGCATAGAGCATCTTCTATGACAAGCGTGTGCATACGTTCGGTATTATTCCAAAAATTGATATAGTCGGGATAGTCCATAATCCTCTTCACTACAGCACTGGTCCAGTTTCCAGGCATCTCACTAGTCAAATTGAAACTGCGCCTCAAGCAATGAGGTTCGGGAATGTTCATCTGAGAAATTTAAGCTCAAGAATCAAGTCGAATGAGTAAATTCGTGCATACCTGCATGCCAGCATATGGCCCATTCTCAACACAGCTTGCCGTCGAGTTGTCGCCTTCTGGGAACCCCGTTCTCCCAAACCCAGTCTTGGGGTCAAAGATTTTCGCTCTCTTGAAGGCGCTCACACTATCAGCGTCGTGAGTCCAGTCCCAGTAAGGAATTCCTTCAGTGTATCCGCATTCACTCAGGTCCTTTGGGGAAAATATTAGGGGGTGTACCTTTTCGAAACAGAATTCAGTAGCCTACCCTTTCACGCATAATAAGGAAGTAGCGATGCCATGGATAGAATGCACCAACTTTGTGAACTACAGGCAATGTCAGTTTCAGTCGATCACAGACATGTTATACCTCACATACTAGTCTGATTAGTTATGAGATGAATATAGGAGTAATCATCATATAACGTCTTGCTCGCGCCCCCTGATTCAACGATACTAGGCTTAGTTTGGAGACATTTTGTTGCCTTGTGGAAAGCGTCCCGCTGCGCCTGTGACAGACTGTTCCAGTTGCGACGAATGCGAGGATTAGTGCATTGCGTCCGCTTAGCTGGCGCCGAAAGAATACCCGGAAGGACGAGCAAAAGGGTAGCCCAGAAGAGCGTAACTTGTCGAGCTGTTGAGAACATATCTAGACTAGGAGCTGACCTGCTGTTAAACAGGTTTGAGAGAAATCGAGAGGTTGATGGGTGAGCTTAGCCAGAGACGCATTCATTTATTCTAGTGCCAAGCTCAAGAGGTTGCACAGCTTGAATATCCTAGCCGTGATTGACCATATTAAGTATTACGGGCTAACAAACCTCGTGTTAGCTTTGGATTTATGCGTGGCCTTTTCGGGCACCCGGGTGTGTACACGGAATAACAGACTATGCCACTTCTGGTCGGAGATTTACAGTTAGTGTATAAAACGAGGTAAAGGAGTCTAGGTGAATATTACTCGACAAATTTAACTGGGCGATACAATCTACCGCACATGTAGCTAACCGAGAAAATCATCGCAATTGGCGGTCTCATTCGAATAGCCACGAGATCTAGCTGTGACCATAATAGGCGCCGGTCTAGCTTGGCAAGGCCAGCTGATCGGCCATGAGGGACGAATACAATTGATTGCTGTGTGATAAATCATGCACACTGCCATCGagcacttttttttttgctgaGTCTAAGTACTGGGCGGCCATTGAATTTTTAGTGTGCAGCATGGGGCCTTCGACTCAGGCACAAGGAGAGTATCAGCACCGATTGACATACTGGATAGTACCAGAAGTGAGTTGTAAAAGTGGTATGTTGACCATATCAATTGCAACTTGGCTGTGTTCGCAAGACAATCGGGCGATCAGATCGCCAATAGTGTCACTGCCACGGGGTGGGTAGCTGATGACTTCTTTGTTGTTCTCAAGTTATGTGCAAATCACATCAAATACGGTCCGGTCCGTCTTCTCGGGAACGGGTTCACATCAGCCCTGATTGGCTCCAAACTGCGTTCGTTTTACTCTTGTTGAAACTATCTTACGTCAAGGCCGACCCAAAGACCCCACAAGCCTCATgtcttcggcgcttattctGCCTGTACTGTACAGGACCAAAGGGTGTTCTCAAAGGTTCCTCATTCGTGTGCTTAAATGTTTTCTTCCTACCTTTAAATAGACCTATCCCATGACGCCCGCCCTCGTACTTTCCCTCCTGCGCATTTTTTGGGATCTGCTAAAATTTAGCCTAATTTACAGAGATGGATCCATGACTAACTAGTCAGTTACCGGTGCCAGTGTGATCGGATTGGTCTGTCAAGTGGGACACATTCCTTTATATGGGACGCATGTTTACAGCTTCATATTACTATTATAAAGACCTATCTTTCAACTAGTTTATAGTGATAATATACTCTATTCGTGAGCAGAGTCACCACCGCCAGCGGCTTCATCGAAGTTCCCGGCCTGCTAAATGGATAGATTATCGATTATACACATATTAGCTTAGTGAGGCATCAGTAATACATAAAGTGTAGTTAGATATTCTGATTCATCATTAAAGTCTCAAAAGGGTGGGATCAACGGTTGCGGCCGCAAATAACGTAGACTCCGAAACTGGTCTTGGTTTTAAAATACCGCAGCGTGAATCAAGACTCGCCAGGTAGTAGCTATATTAGCATATATGTAGAACTATGCGAGGTAGCTTTGTGACTGGATGGCTTTGCGTGGTTGGCACGAAGAGACGAGCACATTACTTTAAGTAGCCCTGGTACTAGTGGATTCGAGAGATCGCCGGAAAGTGTTTTGAAGTATGTCATTGCTTTTGGGAAATGAAAATTACTTTGTATGATATCGATTAACTTGTCAAAAGATTAAGAGCCATCGAGGGCATTACCTATGGTACTGTATGACCCGTTTAGGAAGGCATGCAACCGTATAGCAAATCCATTTCAAAGCATAATTAAATCGGCGTCACGTGTAGTCACGTGAGTTTGTTTTGAGTAGACAAAGGATCAGATAATTATAATTCATTTCTTGATGTACCACAACACGCGACAGTGGCGAGGAAAATCAATGAGTTGGGATTGACCATGGCCAACTGTTAGTAGCTGCGCTCCCCCCGACTTCCCTTCCGCCCCGCCTCTGTTTTTGATAATCTGAAACGAACTCATTTCAACTTGGTGTTGTGGGGGAATCATACAGCAGCCAAGCCTCCACTGCTGGCCACCACCCACTCTAGGTTCGGAAGTGAAGATCGAATAGGCGAAGCCCGATTTTACCCCGCTGGGAGTCCGCTTCCGATGGATCGACGAGGCACCGAAACTCCTTCGGAGCGACCATATTTCCAGCAACCAGGAGGGCAATACTATGAAGAGCCCCAGCAGTACGATGTATACGAAGAGGAACACGAGGTGCTACAGCCCGAGCCAGTTGTGGCGAagcccaagaagaagaataaaATCAAGCAAATATTCTCGCGACTGAAACGGAAGAAGACGGTCGAGCCGAAGAGGAAACCTGTTGTGTTGGACACACCCGATGACCCACCCGGGCGACCTTTGCCCCACACACCGCGTACGGAGTCTGATCTGCAACCACCGGCGCCTGTCTTCCACCCTCCTCCGAGCGAGATTAGTAGCCGGCGCTATGAGCTACGGGATCCTGGATTTGCCCCTCCTCCGTCCTCTCTCCCTCGTCGAATGTCGGTTACTACTCCCGTGATGAGTCATTACGTGCCAGGGAAAACGCCACTCGAACCGGTACTCGGGAGGGCAGTGTATTTGACCCACCACGAGGTGGGACTGTCGTCCCGCCATCCGAACCCAGTCTATTTGGACCCGCTCCCACCGGACCAACCACAGCTGCAACAAATACTACCTTATATCATGAGCAACACTGGGATGAGCATCATGATAGCGTCTATGATGCTGGGCCCCCTCCTATGCTGGTCGACGAGCGATCTGGCAACCGGGTCCCACGCGATTACAGTTATGCTTCGACAGGTAGCCATCCTAGTGGAGTCcctccaaagaagaagaagcgctCGCTCGGTGGTATGTTCAAACGTATATTTAGtcgcaagaagaagaagcaacCGCCGGCCGTCCATCCTGTGACTATCGTAGAGTCTGACCCAGCTGATCATCAACCACATTATGTCGAGCAAGAGGTCTATGTTGAGCCAGCTCCTCCTACTGCTAGAACCTCTCGAACATCTGGGACAGGTAGCGCCCACAGACCTGCTGTCGTCG
This window harbors:
- a CDS encoding Transposase family Tnp2 protein translates to MGLSTTGTLVKPSSSLVYTLNLYYVLKYNDHLPKHTVSRRTRRRCIDRIDSLHWRQAAHEQDVALGFWPSTSVSADPVPPSLNDSTLEDDLDIDLEPPPPQNHHDDDDTTLPTWGLPNHEAFDYGALNQESFQSDLELDDNSDFGVETAPQTPIYDPEMDWASDLGYTSANSRAASPTVGLNIDQIGNNLEDEAPQVPLTPDAPDLELNEETAQEPNIDTPMDCSELPDGLRVFKELLLKFSSDGNLTVTAAEAFLKTINMCLEKGLLQCGSESNPAHRLPMTLETLQRHAGDPPDIMNVYAKTIRHRGSRKVTYRYTPILQYAFGSVKRQLKSILERPGILEAINKHREYLRREGKPDNVLEDIQDGELWRNFQKGDTKFFENPHNIGLILMCDGFSPATRQGAASYSMGAISMCIANLPPDLRNRPENKILVGVTPGPHEPNVNTINNFLKPMVSELLELWKEGMSITHPDGTLEVVFAALVACACDTPAARKVGGFPGTGAQYPCTACWCLHKEFDRYDKKFPRRSRKEHKCASKAYKLLPNKTQKENFISADFQKDKPGGYWYSVLLRLPYWDPSTMVIVDPMHCLFLDNTTQTLWATASCLATIDLPIAIPILWDKVDISSVEQQTHKAWAKLKEAEEKKKAELRKGDKVTCNAAKARQRALTNTNPTTRPQKRQHTTRVGNQSGDSNSDLPLDACDVANLEQTKEVDADQRGFISWRLQDADGILFYQQLSNIYALAQSGLRGAEQMRPNHHGSSHLPEQIVRYGPMSQIWTYSDNIETSIACRASVLLKLAQIDAFYSAFVQAQPDIPIQQAAYKHGNAPVLELEVNPLREVKHRGCIFSMSSFCDSIIKAVVMENGQLAEQVGKIIDIWEHKQAISSTSSVSNTFVLVQWYKASPIFALQAVWLWTVDFPDANVEIYVPDQYLDWEAIIPVSNIQCHCAWMTVNIDNCPVWVAIGLDQE
- a CDS encoding tyrosinase, with product MFSTARQVTLFWATLLLVLPGILSAPAKRTQCTNPRIRRNWNSLSQAQRDAFHKATKCLQTKPSIVESGGASKTLYDDYSYIHLITNQTIHKVGAFYPWHRYFLIMRERDLSECGYTEGIPYWDWTHDADSVSAFKRAKIFDPKTGFGRTGFPEGDNSTASCVENGPYAGMQMNIPEPHCLRRSFNLTSEMPGNWTSAVVKRIMDYPDYINFWNNTERIPHDHIHRAIGGDIRRQYSPNEPLFFVHHSQVDRLWTLWQGRNETRIWDYGGNTVQNVTTNTATLGDPMRFLGLAEDRPVESLMDTLSNGLCYRYDDEDTN